The sequence GGCTTCATTTGGGGGTGAGCTCCGGATTGTGAGAGCGAGTGAGCGAGATGGGAAAggggattagggtttcgggggaggggTGCCGGGGTTGCCACTTATACATCACGGGGGCCACGGGATGGCCAACACGTGCGCACCGCCGGCCATGGTGCCGGGGGATGAACGCCACGATCCCCCCCTGAACATGAGGTGGGGATAATGGTGGTGGTGGGTTGGGCCTCACACTGTGCTACTTCGGCCCAGTAGCACCATAGCCCTTTTTACTTCTACCTTTTATATATTCTATTTCTTATTTTTTGTGTTGTTTCCTATTATTCCAGCTATCAAAAGATTTTTGTTATAGGTGAAACTTTGCTCATAAATCCTAGTCAACACTATAAGGTTgcacaaaaagtttgaggccaaTTGGAACTATCTGAATTTATAGTTGAATTAAAATGTGTTTATTTAATATTGTTGTTCCACTAAATTAATTCCAGGAGCAATTTGGGAACCCAaatgaggttggttccaacatgttaATTACATAATGAATATTTGCAACCCATTGAACACTTTTATTTGATAGTTTGAAAAAAAagagtttgactttattttaaatttgaacttgAACCGGTTTGAATCTAAGCAAGATTAGCAATAGTTATAGTGGTGACGTCATTAGCACatgattactgtagcttaaatgtTCGGGCGTCATTAGCACATGATTTTtatgcatctcttagatagatcttgcatgagcatagaaatttttttgaagttgcatgctacgtttcccaacaactcTAACCGGAAACTCcttcataggaaattttttgagcATAGGAAATATTTTGACTTCTTTTTTTAGAATTAAAATATTTGATATATGAACCATTTTGATATCGTGTGCTCCATGCGATCCATTATCAAAACAATACCAACATTAATTGTACTTCACCTGGACAATCATAAAATACTAACCCCTATAAATATGATTTATTTACTCACATAAATATTGTGTATGGCATTGTCTCAGAACCCTACCACTTGCTCGTTTTGGCACCTAGCTTTGCTTCTCGTCGCCTTTCCACATGCAATAATCCACGAGCATGCAGGCCTTTGGCATCAGTCACATGGTTGACAATCTATCTTCAACCATAAACAATTACTACTTATCAAATATATATTCTTTCCTGATATAAATTTATGTCATTTTTAGGAGCATTGACTCGCCGCCCCCAATGAACCTCTGCTCGTCTTCATGGTGTAGCTTTGCGGCACATTCACTCCACGTCGTAACCCCAAACTCAACACTTGCTTGTCTATGTGCCGGATTTCGCATGACTCGATCACCCACTATGCTTACGACCTCCAAATAGCTACCTCCTTGGCCTCCTGGCAGGTTGTGCAAAGCCGCCATCCACTCTGCCTACAACCCTATCGCATACATGTCCGACTCATACAAACTCTTTCTCCGGTGATCCGAAATGCTTATACATTCACAAGTTATGAAATATATAATTTGCCTCCTTAGGGGATCTAGACCAACATTCTTACGTTTCACCATAATTATGGGGGAAAAATCATAAGACCTCACCACATAAAATAAAAAATGCACATGAAAAATTGACAGACATCAACTACATCATTCCGTAAAATAACAAAGGTTATTGCTCTAATAAACATAGAGAATGGATTATCGATGGTGATAACTACGCATGAGGAAATCCTTATAGGATATTCAATTGAGATATGCACTGTGTGTTTTAATATATATTTTCACCCCTGCTGCATGAACACATTGGTTGGTATGTGCtaaggctggtcacagtggggaggaacttaggagtaacatcacacactccaatacaactttgcttatgtggcatgtatttaatgaagagagaagtgcttgtggtaactagctaagttaccggaacatcacacatttcaagaaacaatgagtctataacctaataaatacatcgttgcatgacattacatagatgttcctacccactatggaggtagtaacatagtctagggaagtgtgtaagcTTGATGCAGCAATcaataggggaaaggacacatattatggttacataaaggagatgtgggaacttgactatggaagtgatttgaaggtccctttgtttcggtgtaAATGCGTCAATCTGACAGGAGGTGGCGTAAAGAAAGAcccgcagtacagaatgacaacactggatctcaacaatcttccgtacgctgacgaaccattcgtcctagccaatgatgtagcgcaggttttctatgtgaaggacatgcctACCAAGCcgggaaaaagaaaagataagtaagcgaatacatcatacgatgagccaaagcgccacatagttctttcagggaaaagaaacatcgtgggagtggatgacaaaacagacatgtcagaagattatgaacagtttcatgaaattgctcccttcacagtgaatgttgacccgagcatccagttaaatgatgaagattgtccatggttacggcgcaaaagGACACACGCGAaaaaaaaagtttcacacccaaagatcccactctgggatgtgaccggctttactgtcatcactttcttctctagtgagtttccagacttatatatctggaaagtcctACTTTGGACAAACCGTAGGgaaatctttgtaatagttagggtgcttatctgttttggcatttgaaacatgtacttttgtgcttcggacaaacgtcatcaattttcaaccctttctgacttcatttggtatttttcagctcatttactgattttttttagctaaatgaccctgaaattgaaaagcactacaaaataaactctgaaaaggttgaaatttgggatggtattatcatttcacccacatagcatgcgcaaaaaatttgagagggttacggcaaaaattggatgcacttcgtgtacaaaatggacaatccctttcgaagtatcagggttttgggtgaaaactcatctgttacaaaggcatttcattttttaaaacttatttcaactccagactttttgtgcgttaagtatgcaccattcaaagccatgtcatcaattttcaaccctttcttactttatttggcatttttcatgcatttactgatttttttttgagcttaatgaccctgaaattgaaaagcactacaaatgaattctgaaaatgttgaaagttggcatggtatcatcatttcacccacatagcatatgctaaAAACatgagagggttacaacaaaaactggatgcacttcgtgtacaaaatggacaatccactggtcaaagcccatccgtgggaagtcaaagggctagatctcgtggtcaaccgctccagggttaggcgggacgagggcccggggggtagcaatgccaccggagcatcgcaccgggtcCTCATAcgtgtggggtggtgttgtggcatgtctgaagaggcggcaagcgtctccggggtttgacccccctcaCGAACGCCGCTGCCGTCGACACCTGGAGGGAGAAACAGACGCGTCAGATCAACACGGAggtgatgtagctgtgggtttggcccggatgtttctcccaggtgtccctctgggatgacctaacacaaccgggtggagaggcccactggtcaaaNNNNNNNNNNNNNNNNNNNNNNNNNNNNNNNNNNNNNNNNNNNNNNNNNNNNNNNNNNNNNNNNNNNNNNNNNNNNNNNNNNNNNNNNNNNNNNNNNNNNNNNNNNNNNNNNNNNNNNNNNNNNNNNNNNNNNNNNNNNNNNNNNNNNNNNNNNNNNNNNNNNNNNNNNNNNNNNNNNNNNNNNNNNNNNNNNNNNNNNNNNNNNNNNNNNNNNNNNNNNNNNNNNNNNNNNNNNNNNNNNNNNNNNNNNNNNNNNNNNNNNNNNNNNNNNNNNNNNNNNNNNNNNNNNNNNNNNNNNNNNNNNNNNNNNNNNNNNNNNNNNNNNNNNNNNNNNNNNNNNNNNNNNNNNNNNNNNNNNNNNNNNNNNNNNNNNNNNNNNNNNNNNNNNNNNNNNNNNNNNNNNNNNNNNNNNNNNNNNNNNNNNNNNNNNNNNNNNNNNNNNNNNNNNNNNNNNNNNNNNNNNNNNNNNNNNNNNNNNNNNNNNNNNNNNNNNNNNNNNNNNNNNNNNNNNNNNNNNNNNNNNNNNNNNNNNNNNNNNNNNNNNNNNNNNNNNNNNNNNNNNNNNNNNNNNNNNNNNNNNNNNNNNNNNNNNNNNNNNNNNNNNNNNNNNNNNNNNNNNNNNNNNNNNNNNNNNNNNNNNNNNNNNNNNNNNNNNNNNNNNNNNNNNNNNNNNNNNNNNNNNNNNNNNNNNNNNNNNNNNNNNNNNNNNNNNNNNNNNNNNNNNNNNNNNNNNNNNNNNNNNNNNNNNNNNNNNNNNNNNNNNNNNNNNNNNNNNNNNNNNNNNNNNNNNNNNNNNNNNNNNNNNNNNNNNNNNNNNNNNNNNNNNNNNNNNNNNNNNNNNNNNNNNNNNNNNNNNNNNNNNNNNNNNNNNNNNNNNNNNNNNNNaagaggcggcacgcgtctcttcggtgtgccccccctcatggacggcgccgccgccggcacctggagggggaaacggacgcgtcgggtgtaCGCGGAGGTGATGTAGCTgcgggtttggcccggatgttgctcctagGTGTCCCTccgggctgacctaacacaaccgggtggagaggtccactggtcaaagcccgtccgtgggaagtcaaagggctagatctcgtggttaACCGCTCCatggttaggcaggacgggggccctagggggtagcaatgccaccggagcgtcgcaccggtccctcatacatgcggggtggtttGGTGGCATATCTGAAGAGGCCGCACACGTCTCCGgagtgtggcccccctcacggacggcgccaccaccagcacttggagtggggaaacggacgcgtcgggtgtaCGCGGAggtgatgtagctgtgggtttggcccggatgtagCTGTTGGGAAATGACCCCTCCTACCCGCCCATCCAGCCGGCGCCCGACACCGTCGTCATGAACATCTCCGGTGACGAAGATTAGATATAGTACGTAGTATGTATTATGTAGGAATGTTTTGCATGCTTTCTATGGATCTAGAGGTTGAAATATGAGAAACTCGGATGCAGAGTGGCTAATTTGAGGAGCTCTTTTACGGTACCCCGGTACTCCCCAACGACACCCAGGAGTACCATGCAAATCTGGCCGTCCGCACGGAGGGGCAAGGAAGTCTTTTTCCAAAGTGCAGTCCGCTTGGCAGTTTTGACTTTTGCAGTCCGCACGGTCGATATGtgaaggaagaaaaaaacagaacacTCGATCTAAATCAGGAAAAAAACAGAACACTCGATCTAAATCCCATTTCATTTCTGTGGTGGCGGTGTGACCCTCGCGATAAGGCCGGACGGCGCCGAGGTGCCGCCGTCGGACACCCCCGCTCGGGGCCGACGTGCGCCGTTCCACACCCCATCCGGCCCGGAGATTGCGGCTGTCCGACatccccgagcgccgccgtccgacACCACCGCGCGCCACCGCCGTTTGCCGTCCAGATCGACGTTCTTCGACCCCGCCACCCGAGTCCTGCGTCGACGGTCCGGCCTTCCGGCCCGGAGATTGCGGCCGTCCGACatccccgagcgccgccgtccgacACCACCGCGCGCCACCGCCGTTCGCCGTCCAGATCGACGTTTTTCGACCCCGCCACCAGAGTCCTGCCTCGATGTTCTTCGACCCCGCTATCCGTGTCCTGCCTCGATGTTCTTCGACCCAACAAACACTCTTCAGTTGGAAGCGATAACGGTGTGGTTCCAGGAGGCTGAAGAAAGAATTAAACAACTTCCAAACCCAACAAACTGGCCAGACTTCAACGTGGCCTCGtggaacaagaagacaatcaaagGGCTGCCAACCCAGAAAGACGGGTACACACGTTCATCACTATGTTCTTAATTTGTAAACTCGACCAAGCCAATTCAATCCTAATTCATACTTGCAGGAGCTCTTGTGGACTCTACCTTCTCAAGTACATAATGCTTTGGACGGGATCCAAACTATCCAAAACATTTTCAAAGGTGCGCATATTTAGACTATTTCATGGGTGCACTGTACATTACTTCCTTGGTTAAGGAAGTACTTTACATACAGATGGCGTACATCCCAGGATTATGTTTAACTGTTCACCATTTGTATGCAGAAAGATATAGATATGTATAGGAGACAACTTGCACATGACATACT comes from Triticum aestivum cultivar Chinese Spring chromosome 5B, IWGSC CS RefSeq v2.1, whole genome shotgun sequence and encodes:
- the LOC123115378 gene encoding uncharacterized protein; this encodes MFFDPTNTLQLEAITVWFQEAEERIKQLPNPTNWPDFNVASWNKKTIKGLPTQKDGSSCGLYLLKYIMLWTGSKLSKTFSKKDIDMYRRQLAHDILNSDRNSLRKNQQPDQTKAISEDGVSTKKRKRSRTSTRNISTQ